The stretch of DNA CCGGCTTTCTGAccgaaattaaaaaaaaaaaatgaaaatgaaaccCTGTTCTTTAGCCCTACAGCACTTCTACATAGCCCTAAATAGCCCTAAATAGCCCTCATGTACGTCTCCTCCAAGCCCTGTTGTCTCTTACCCGGATGTTCAACCAAAAGCTACTTACtacctttattttatgtttactttttatagaTTGTCTTTTTATCCTACTCTTTCCCACTTGTCTCTCGCTACTGCCGTGCAACAAACACTAAATCAAAACAGTGAAATACTACTACATCAAAACGCATATTccctagaaaaaaaaatttcttacaATATACTATACTACACAATACATAATCACTGACTTTCgtaacaacaatttccttcacTCTCCAACTTCTCTGCTCGAATCtctacataataatatatcaaATCTACCGTCTGGAACATCATCGCTATCCAGCTCTTTGTGAACCGCTACCATCAGCATGTACAGCGGTACCCTCGTGTTATCTGCAGCGAGAACTTCAACGTTTGCCAAATCAAGCCAATGTGGTAACAACCACACCTCCGAAATCTGCtccaaaagatattccagTTTCTGCcgaaatgttttattgCAGAACAGCCCTATCAGCATCGACAGGAATGCCGTCCAATGCGGCACTTTAGATGGGGTAACTCCCAGCGCAAGCTGATCTCGCAAGTGCATTCCTAGACTTAATTCATATCTGCTCCTCAACTGTCGATGATGCCTGCTAAACTGCAGCTTGACGTACTGCGGACCCTGCAGTCCAGCGCTCGTCATGGAACGCAAACGCTGAAAAACTCCAACTTTCTCGAGCGCTTCCACAAAGACCGTATCGTCTTTTGCCTCCCATTCTTCCCGGCACTTTTTTTCGTcccagttcaaaaagtacTGCAGCACCTCTGTCTTCGATTCACGCAAGTTGCTCCATACTTTATAATACAACTCTTTGATCTGCCTTCCAGACATGCGGAAAACTTGGCTCCCTTGCTTGCCTCTTGTCGAATCCAATACActaattgtttctcttcttctagtaATGGCCAGGTACCAAGCATAATTTCTCTGTATCTGAGAGTAGATCTCTCCCCTTTTTACgctaaaaaatttcaaatacccTACAGGGTCCCCATGATATGGCTCGATGTCTTCCAAgtattctttgtattcctcGTCATTTCGCAGCATTCTCTCCACAGCTAGTGCTTCCCAAGCCATCCTCCGATACGATACTTTCTGGCCAGCCCAACAGACACAGAGCTCGAACATCTTTTGACAGCCCTTGCATAATCCGTATTGTGTGAATACTCCCTCTGGGCAGAAGTATACGTCAATACCatagaggaaaagatgTTTAATTTCGTCAGACCGAAATCCAAGAAACTGTAAGACATTCATATTCTCGGAAGTATTGGGAAATTGTgctttcagtttctttctctctaGCAAAACCATTTGACTCCCTTTCCGCTTATACGACTCTTTGTTAATGTCGGTGACTGGATGGAATCTATTATCCTCAGCAttgccatctttattggCGTCCTCCTTGGCACTAGcgttggtactttcagtggtagtggcattagtgctggagttggtgctagcagtggtagtggcattagtgctggagttggtgctagcagtggtagtagcactagtgttggagtcggtactttcggtggtagtagcactagtgttggagtcggtactttcggtggtagtagcactagtgttggagttggtactttcagtggtagtcgcactagtcctgacgttgatgctggcagtggtagtagcactagtcctgacgttggtgctggcagtggtagtagcattagtgctggagttggtactttcagtggtagtcgcactagtcctgacgttgatgctggcagtggtagtagcactagtcctgacgttggtgctggcagtggtagtagcattagtgctggagttggtagtCGCATTGGTACTGGCATTAGCACTACCATGAATGCACGTGTCGCTGTCCTCATCACTGCTGCAATACTTTCTGCACCTGTCACTGCTATTGCTCTCCTGGAAGCTAGACGGTAACGCAACGATCGACATGGAAGCTGTCGCCTGTTTTTCAGCCAATCTGTCCATTCTTTCTATCAGTTCCACTGTGTCAGCAGACAGGTCTGTCCTGGAGCCACAGCATCCAACATGCTggcccttttttcctttctttgattcaagtCCATAGAACTCGCGTACCTGTTCGGTTATACAGCCTTCCTTAATCGGTGGTAATTCACCCTTACGATTCCTTGCCGCCCAActgttttttctagatAATAGATAACAGAGGCCCCCATCTCTTAGTCTCCCTACGCCTTGAATGAgctcaataatattaagtctattatcaagcatgatcaccatcatcaattgCTTAATGTCAATTCCTTCAGTCACTAATTTCGTTCCGATGAGAACTCGCATGCTACCGTCAGTGACAAACTCCTTTGTGCGAGACACCTTTTCTGCAGCACCCAGCTTCCCGTGTATCCATACCACCCTAAAATACTTTCTCCAAGAGCAGGCcaattcttccacttcGTTGGTTGTGCTTGCAACTACAATGGCCTTCGACTCtggttcaatttcaaagagggCTAAAAGAAGCTTCAGTGCTTCTTCGGGCTGTGATTCcactttcttccaaattttatgaacatGCCCTAAAGGCACCTCGGATTTCTCCTTGATTAGATTAAACATCCGTGTTGGATAGCTGGATAGACCTCTGCTGAGATCTTCCGACCGTTTGAGCTCGTTGATGTCCATCGACTTCTTGGCCAGTCCCGTAAGCCCAATACGCTGCAACGCAGCATCAGCTACAGCCTCAGGTGCTGTGCCGCTCAAAAAGATTGCTTTCTCAAAAGCgtcaaaatcaaggttAGTTATGCCCCCAAATTGCGACTGCCGGTAGACCTCCGTTTCAAAGTTGTGAAACTCATCTACAATGAGGTAACCCAATTTTACGTTGTTGGTCCTAAAGGTGCACTCAACAATATTCTCCCACGCAGCTATCCTGTCTGTGAAATTAGTGCTAGCAAGATCATCGTAGATCCCCACGTATAAATCAGTAACGCCATCGcaaccttcttcaataaagtttcttacAGGGGCCACATTCAAGCAACCGCATCGGCTCAACCTGATCATGCAATTAGCAAGCAACACTGTGTACGGTACAAACAGAAACGACACATATTTCACGTCGCCCTTAGACGCCAGTGCTATCAAGGGGAGATGAAATAACTCCGTCTTACCATAGCCCGGTGGGGCCTGTACTGCCACAGAGGGTGTGTCTGCCATGTATATTTCATGACATAAGCGCAACTGATGCAAGTCCCTGAATTCAAAGGAGCTGCCAAAGAGTTTCTGGCCTGCGACGAGGATATCGTTTGTACTCTTGGGCTCTCGGGGCCTTTTTCGCGTtactcttgaaattttttgatgatgatctGAACTCGCCGCCTCACCTGCCACTACGTCTTCCGCATTCCGAGTACTAGAGAATGAACAATGGTAGTCGCTTTCAAGGCCTAACCATTGAATCCAGCGCTCGGAAGCTCGTTCCTGCAATAAAGTGGCGGTCGTCCCACTGACACTAGTTAACGAAAAGGAATCCACACCGTAAATATTTCGCCCTGTTTGAACGGAATGATTGGCCATGAGTTCACTCGTCGCCGACTCGTACAAATCTGTTTCAAATCTGCTACCTACGCAGTGCCGTCCTAGGGCAATCAACCCCTGACGCATCTCCCGAAAATTCAGCTTCTGAGGTGCATTCTTCGGAAGTTCCCTCATGTACTGCCGAAAAGTTGCGTATTCAACCAGACAGCCCTTCGCGGTATTCAGAAACATGTAGGAATACAAAACTATCCTCGAAATGTCTCGATTTGTTACTTGATCTGGATCCTCAAATCCCACCACATCCATCCAAGGATCATGATTAAAAGCGTCATAACTGTTACCAAGCGCACATATTTGCATTTGCCTTAGCACAGtgacaaaataaaacacGTAATCTGAAGTGAGTCCGTCAAGCGTCTTAAGTCGAGGCTCCGATGAACCGTTCTTGTTGTAATCAGTGTACAGTTGGATGCGTCTTGTTGTATCATCGACGTATACGTTGCGCTGAGGACCGGCAAAAGCGAGTAGCTGAAGCTCTGGATAACGGTAAGGGTATCCTACGGCAAAATGGATCATCCACATAAGTGGCACCGTAAGCTCGTCAATTGCAACAGtgactttatttttaagagCCGCGGTCATTTTGTTAGTATCTCTTCTCAACTTGGGCAGCACAATTTCACGATATTTAACAGGTATCatttgaaggaaagaatCGTTCTCCAGATACTCGTCAATTCCTCGCTTTGGCTCTCTGAACAAAACTTCTCGATTACGCAAAATGAGGCTGGCAATATCAACCACTGTAGGCATATAAAAGCAGTCGTTCAATTCTTCCCAAAGGTTATCAAACTGAGCCTTGCATGCAAAGTAAAAGCCGCGGACATACTCGCGATTAAACAGTTTTCCACATACTGATACACCATCAGAAGAAGGTACCAAAGTTATTCTATAAGAGTCCTTCAGCGCGGTTTCCTGCGCTACTTCGTGGTACAGAATTTTGATCCATTTCCACATCGCAACGCCGTTGTTGTCATCAAATATATCTAAATCCCTTGCGGTACAAGCACAAGACGACACCAATAAAGCTTTCACGGCATCTAGTGTTTTTCTGAGTCTTCGTGGAGTGTTAGGACTGCGCAACTTACATACTTTCAAGCCATGCTCGTCCACAGAGGGAATAATGGGTTCTTCATTCGTAATGGATCGATCCTCTTCGTCACCAGCGCCACCACGGGGACCCGCCCCGAAATTGAGCGCACATGCTCGCAAGAtaatatgcaaaatatcaCCCAATCGgtcctttttgttcatcataTCGTTACATATCTGTGAAAAGTACTTTATCTCAGTGGGTTTACGTGGGCATAGATCACGCTTCAGCCGCTCTGTGTcgactttcttttcgccaGGTAAACTTGCTTGGTatgcagaaaaaatcgatAGCTCATCTACGTGTAGTAACAAAAACATGTAGGGTGCCAAATTGTATCCATATTTCCTTATGGTGCTTTTCTGAAGACCCCTTACAATAGGTGTGCCAGAAACAAAGTCAGTGAAAGTACGCATCGTAGAGCTGTCGTTCGGCCTGGCACTCGCTATTTCGTAACAACGTTCCAGGACACGGAAACTCAACTCATTATAGTATCCTCTGTTGaggtaaaaaagagaaagggtATCGTAATCctttctattgaatttcaaagtatgCACTTGAAACAACGTGTAGACCATCaagttgattttcttgggaaTAAGATACTTTGAAGGGATTGGTCCGCCCTGGAAATCTGGttcgtcttcaacaaaCGTCAGGAACTTTTGTACATTTTTCCCGACCATGACGGAAAcgacaattttttcaaaagacctTTTCCTATCCATTGCACCAGTTCTGAATTTTACCACTTTGATTAGACCAGACTTTTCGTCTTCGTAGAATGACCGCACTTCCGTGGGGATCgattcaaataaagttattgagGGACAATGTACCAAgtcgtttttgttatttagaGCCGACTCAAACTCGTCaaagtttgctttttcaaacttacgCCTATCggaaactttcattttatttttgtaagttTCGAAATTAACAATAGTATGTTGATTGTTATGctttttgacaagaaatccatcaatataaacaaaagattgtCCAGTTTCCGtcttatcatcatctaagAATGTAATAATTAAGCTATTGAGAAGATGCAGAATCTGCGCTATGCAGGTGCAAATCTCTAGCAGCAGCAAAGTAAATTCAGTTAGTAAGAAATCTCACTAAGATAAGCGACTGTCTGTCCCCTTCAAGCACAACATAGAAAGCAGAAGGATGTCTCATTCATCGCTTGATTTCCGGcctgcaaaaataaagtagtcGGTACGTACgttcgttttcaatttccatgGTGCACAGTATCTTAACTATCTGCTTAGTCGAGGAGAACCAGGATTCTGTTCGTTGCTCAGCCGCTTCGTGGATATTCTCTTGGATACTTTAAATATGGACCTACGCTTAGCCTGCGCTTAGCCTACAACTTCTTCCGCTCTCGAAAAgaccaatataatagaaAGTTATAAATTACATTTCCTTATTAGGTATACGACCTCGCGCTTCGAAGTAGAGGAGCCCTTTTTGGCGTACCTACATATGGCGCGTCAGACAGACAAACTTCCCCcaaaaatgtattaccccgccgaataagaaaacagaCCCATTCACCCACGACGTATCAAGTTACTTCCTTGGTGCAATGTCccactataaaaaaattccttgacGCTAGATCGTTGGACTAAAATCTGCGTCACAATCGCCTAAACAGGAAATATTGCCTATTTTCGTACAAGGTTACTTCCTAGATGCTATATGTCCCTACGGCCTTGTCTAACACCATCCAGCATGCAATACAGTGACATATATAtacccacacccacacccacacaccacacccacacacccacaccacacccacacccacacacccacacccacacccatCACAACCCTAACCCTACCCTATTCTAACCCTGATGAACGTGTCTCTCAACTTACCCTCCATTACCCTACCTCCCCACTCGTTACCCTGCCCCACTCAACCATACCACTCCCAACCACCATCCATCACTCTACTTACTACTACCATCCACCGCCCATCATAACCGTTACCCTCCAATTACCCAAATCCAACTCTACTACCATTACCCTACCATCGACCATCTGCTACTCACTATACTGTTGTTCTACCCTCCATATTGAAACGTTAACAAATAATCGTAAATAATACACATATACTTACCCTACCACTCTAATCCCACTACCACATGCCATACTCACCTTCACTTGTATTCTGATCGGTCATACGTACACGGATGCTACAGTATATACCATCTCAACTTACCCTGCCATAACATTCCACTCCACTCCATGGCCCATCTCTCACTAAATCAGTACCAAATGCACCCACATCATTATGCACGGCACTTGCCTCAGCGGTCTATACCCTGTGCCATTTACCCATAACTCCCACGATTATCCacattttaatatctatatctCATTCGGCGGCcccaaatattgtataaCTGCTCTTAATACATACGTTACACCACTTTTACACCGTATACTAACCACTCAATTTATATACACTTATGCcaatattacaaaaaaatcaccactaaaatcacctaaacataaaaatattctattcTTCAACCATAATACATAAACACACTCAATTGCGTATCAATACCACCATGACGTCATTAACTTAAATGTTCCTTAATACGTCATACCACTATGCTCTATTCCATATATTGTAATATAACTGTACTCTATAGTCATACAGACGCTTTTACTTCACCCCATCTTCTCATACTATTGTCATAGAATCTCACACTGACGCATGATTAAAACGAATAATTTTTACTGTAAGGGCTGCCATCCGCGCTCTATCCTTTTGTTTGcaatatttatatacagAATCTCAAAACAAGCGGGAGAAGTGCTAATTACCCAGAGGTCATGCATAATCTGAGTACCACCGTACCTCTAGGTTTTGCTTTGATCCGTTTTACAGTGACACCGAACATAAGGGGAAGCTATTGACATGGTATCGAAAGGTTGTCCACATTGGGAAGTAACTTGGTTCTATGAATCTTCATGTCAGATACGTAGGACAGACTCTTCCTGTGTAAATATTTGTGACAGCTACGTCTATTTTCTACTAGATGTTTACACAGTTTTGTCACAGGAAATCTACGCTTAAAATATGTATTTCATTCAAGCGGTAACCGCTGTACGAGCAGTGACATTGCTGGTCGCACCTTAAATGTAAACCAACGTTACGGCACACCGTGATGTACCCGCATTAAAGTTTTGTAAATTCGTTATTACGATTATCGAGTTGGCTAGATAGAAAACCGGAAATGAAATGGATGCCCTTTTCGAATAGCTGAGTTTCTTTGCCTAAAATAGCCCAATATTGTTTCCCTTTTTCTATCACGAGGTTACTGAGCCATTGCATGAACGCGCGCGCCTCGGcggctttttttttctgctgTGCTGTATAAAAGCGAAAAGCCAGAAGTTACTATCTCGAATAAAAAACCCCTCGAACTGCCATCTCACTAccgaaaatgaaagagaatGAACTTAAAAATGAGAAGAGTGTAGATGTATTATCCTTCAAACAGCTCGAATCCCAAAAGATTGTTCTACCTCAAGATCTTTTCAGAAGCAGCTTTACCTGGTTTTGTTATGAAATTTACAAGTCCTTAGCGTTTCGCATCTGGATGCTATTATGGCTACCACTTAGCGTCTGGTGGAAACTTTCCAACAATTGTATTTACCCACTTATAGTTTCACTTCTGGTCCTGTTTCTGGGACCAATATTTGTCCTTGTTATTTGTGGACTTTCTCGTAAGCGTTCCTTATCGAAACAACTCATTCAGTTTTGCAAAGAGGTTACTGAAAACACACCAAGTTCTGATCCTCATGATTGGGAAGTTGTTGCAGCAAATCTAAAT from Saccharomyces cerevisiae S288C chromosome XIV, complete sequence encodes:
- the YRF1-6 gene encoding Y' element ATP-dependent helicase protein 1 copy 6 (Helicase encoded by the Y' element of subtelomeric regions; highly expressed in the mutants lacking the telomerase component TLC1; potentially phosphorylated by Cdc28p), which encodes MEIENEQICTCIAQILHLLNSLIITFLDDDKTETGQSFVYIDGFLVKKHNNQHTIVNFETYKNKMKVSDRRKFEKANFDEFESALNNKNDLVHCPSITLFESIPTEVRSFYEDEKSGLIKVVKFRTGAMDRKRSFEKIVVSVMVGKNVQKFLTFVEDEPDFQGGPIPSKYLIPKKINLMVYTLFQVHTLKFNRKDYDTLSLFYLNRGYYNELSFRVLERCYEIASARPNDSSTMRTFTDFVSGTPIVRGLQKSTIRKYGYNLAPYMFLLLHVDELSIFSAYQASLPGEKKVDTERLKRDLCPRKPTEIKYFSQICNDMMNKKDRLGDILHIILRACALNFGAGPRGGAGDEEDRSITNEEPIIPSVDEHGLKVCKLRSPNTPRRLRKTLDAVKALLVSSCACTARDLDIFDDNNGVAMWKWIKILYHEVAQETALKDSYRITLVPSSDGVSVCGKLFNREYVRGFYFACKAQFDNLWEELNDCFYMPTVVDIASLILRNREVLFREPKRGIDEYLENDSFLQMIPVKYREIVLPKLRRDTNKMTAALKNKVTVAIDELTVPLMWMIHFAVGYPYRYPELQLLAFAGPQRNVYVDDTTRRIQLYTDYNKNGSSEPRLKTLDGLTSDYVFYFVTVLRQMQICALGNSYDAFNHDPWMDVVGFEDPDQVTNRDISRIVLYSYMFLNTAKGCLVEYATFRQYMRELPKNAPQKLNFREMRQGLIALGRHCVGSRFETDLYESATSELMANHSVQTGRNIYGVDSFSLTSVSGTTATLLQERASERWIQWLGLESDYHCSFSSTRNAEDVVAGEAASSDHHQKISRVTRKRPREPKSTNDILVAGQKLFGSSFEFRDLHQLRLCHEIYMADTPSVAVQAPPGYGKTELFHLPLIALASKGDVKYVSFLFVPYTVLLANCMIRLSRCGCLNVAPVRNFIEEGCDGVTDLYVGIYDDLASTNFTDRIAAWENIVECTFRTNNVKLGYLIVDEFHNFETEVYRQSQFGGITNLDFDAFEKAIFLSGTAPEAVADAALQRIGLTGLAKKSMDINELKRSEDLSRGLSSYPTRMFNLIKEKSEVPLGHVHKIWKKVESQPEEALKLLLALFEIEPESKAIVVASTTNEVEELACSWRKYFRVVWIHGKLGAAEKVSRTKEFVTDGSMRVLIGTKLVTEGIDIKQLMMVIMLDNRLNIIELIQGVGRLRDGGLCYLLSRKNSWAARNRKGELPPIKEGCITEQVREFYGLESKKGKKGQHVGCCGSRTDLSADTVELIERMDRLAEKQATASMSIVALPSSFQESNSSDRCRKYCSSDEDSDTCIHGSANASTNATTNSSTNATTTASTNVRTSATTTASINVRTSATTTESTNSSTNATTTASTNVRTSATTTASINVRTSATTTESTNSNTSATTTESTDSNTSATTTESTDSNTSATTTASTNSSTNATTTASTNSSTNATTTESTNASAKEDANKDGNAEDNRFHPVTDINKESYKRKGSQMVLLERKKLKAQFPNTSENMNVLQFLGFRSDEIKHLFLYGIDVYFCPEGVFTQYGLCKGCQKMFELCVCWAGQKVSYRRMAWEALAVERMLRNDEEYKEYLEDIEPYHGDPVGYLKFFSVKRGEIYSQIQRNYAWYLAITRRRETISVLDSTRGKQGSQVFRMSGRQIKELYYKVWSNLRESKTEVLQYFLNWDEKKCREEWEAKDDTVFVEALEKVGVFQRLRSMTSAGLQGPQYVKLQFSRHHRQLRSRYELSLGMHLRDQLALGVTPSKVPHWTAFLSMLIGLFCNKTFRQKLEYLLEQISEVWLLPHWLDLANVEVLAADNTRVPLYMLMVAVHKELDSDDVPDGRFDILLCRDSSREVGE